In a genomic window of Gloeothece verrucosa PCC 7822:
- a CDS encoding ABC transporter ATP-binding protein/permease, which translates to MNLFNRQFWYVFWHLTIPYWFSEEKWGARALLMVLLLLVLSVNGVDVYWSFINRDFMTALANKNTSKFFYLALIYIGSFVIMIPLVVFYTYFQQKLRIYWRRWLTCYFLDKYFSNRNFYTINYNSEIDNPDERISQDIEAFTIATLEYFLKIIESIITLISFLGILYSISFSLVIIVIVYVFLGSFITILLGKKLIKLNFKQLQKEANFRYQLIYVRNHSEMIAFFMGEKPELKQIKKTFNAVFKNLMELIGWQRNLRFFTVGYNYFHLIIPSLVIAPLYFNGKVEFGVITQANLAFAQILSAFSLIVRQFDSLSAFIAQINRLGSFLTVMNLSTQKQQQEFNCIHTQIDNRIAIKEMTLLTPDYKRTLIKHLSFTLEPASDLLIWGPSGCGKSSLLRAIAGLDNAGTGLIIRPDIEQMLFLPQRPYMILGTLRDQLLYPYRRSQVKDEELQQVLQQVNLQGLEERFGGFDVQYDWRSVLSVGEQQRVNFARILLNQPDYVILDEATSALDLKNEKDLYKYLKDIGITFISTGHRPSLLDYHDYILELQVDSSWRWKKMN; encoded by the coding sequence ATGAACCTATTTAATCGTCAATTCTGGTATGTTTTTTGGCATCTTACTATTCCCTACTGGTTTTCTGAAGAAAAATGGGGAGCTAGAGCGTTATTAATGGTGTTGTTATTATTAGTTCTCTCAGTAAACGGAGTTGATGTATATTGGAGTTTTATTAATCGAGATTTTATGACAGCGCTCGCCAATAAGAATACATCAAAGTTTTTTTATTTAGCTTTAATTTATATAGGTTCTTTTGTTATTATGATTCCTCTTGTGGTTTTTTATACTTATTTTCAACAAAAATTAAGAATTTATTGGCGACGATGGTTAACTTGTTATTTTTTAGACAAATATTTTAGTAACCGTAATTTTTACACCATTAATTATAATTCCGAAATTGACAATCCTGATGAGCGGATAAGTCAGGATATAGAAGCTTTTACAATAGCGACTCTTGAGTATTTTCTCAAAATTATTGAGAGTATTATTACTTTGATCTCTTTTTTAGGGATTCTTTATTCTATTTCTTTTAGTTTGGTAATCATTGTTATTGTTTATGTTTTTTTGGGAAGTTTTATTACTATTTTATTAGGCAAAAAATTAATTAAGCTCAATTTTAAACAACTTCAAAAAGAAGCTAATTTTCGCTATCAACTTATTTATGTACGGAATCACAGCGAAATGATTGCTTTTTTTATGGGAGAAAAACCCGAATTAAAACAAATTAAAAAAACTTTTAATGCAGTATTTAAAAATTTGATGGAATTGATTGGTTGGCAGCGTAATTTAAGATTTTTTACCGTTGGCTACAATTATTTTCATCTGATTATACCTTCTTTAGTGATTGCTCCTCTCTATTTTAACGGCAAAGTGGAATTTGGTGTAATTACTCAAGCTAATTTGGCTTTTGCTCAAATTCTGTCGGCTTTTTCTTTGATTGTCAGACAGTTTGATAGTTTAAGTGCTTTTATCGCTCAAATTAATCGTTTAGGGTCATTTTTGACGGTGATGAATCTTTCTACTCAAAAACAGCAACAGGAATTCAATTGTATTCATACTCAGATAGATAATAGAATAGCTATTAAAGAAATGACCTTGCTAACCCCCGATTATAAACGAACTTTAATTAAACATCTTTCATTTACCCTGGAACCGGCTTCAGATTTGCTAATTTGGGGGCCAAGCGGCTGTGGAAAAAGTTCTTTGTTAAGAGCGATCGCTGGACTAGACAATGCTGGTACTGGCTTAATTATACGGCCAGATATTGAGCAAATGCTGTTTTTGCCGCAACGTCCCTATATGATTTTAGGAACATTACGAGATCAGTTACTTTATCCCTATCGTAGGAGTCAGGTTAAGGATGAGGAATTACAACAGGTACTCCAGCAAGTTAATCTACAAGGTTTAGAAGAAAGATTCGGCGGTTTTGATGTACAGTATGATTGGAGATCAGTTCTGTCAGTGGGAGAACAACAACGGGTTAATTTCGCCCGTATTTTACTTAACCAGCCAGACTATGTTATTTTAGATGAGGCTACCAGTGCCCTAGACCTCAAAAATGAAAAAGATTTATATAAGTATTTAAAAGACATCGGCATAACTTTTATCAGCACTGGCCATCGTCCCAGTTTATTAGATTATCATGACTATATTCTAGAATTACAGGTTGATTCAAGTTGGAGATGGAAAAAAATGAATTAA
- a CDS encoding ABC transporter ATP-binding protein yields the protein MEDNKQKSNNFITTFKFAWHYWSGYRYAIVFLLVLLGLQTILQVFIPILTGKLVNSFTNSTDNWIIPAWICGTLASIKLLSYILRISTIYLWSNATMKVTSKLVAETFNRVQHLSTEWHINNFAGSIIRNINRGTWGFDKFIDTLSMSIYPSILTSIGLICILFRNGVWIGIIGFLGFIIFFFVTNNLSKNYLVPSFEEVNQVDTKMNGILSDAIVCNSLIKSFATEEYENQKFNQIVEQWRIKNKKVWWRMETFLSAQSLLFLMLETAIISIAIWLWYQGIRTAGDVITILASFQMAQGKMQEISNGISNLKKSITDLKEIINLEHINAKIVDSESAVNLEIKLGKIAFKEVSFSYTNQKNTLYKNLSITINGGQKVALVGHSGSGKSTFIKLLQRLYDVQEGEITIDDQNIRDITQQSLRKAIAVVPQEPILFHRSIAENISYGKPDATRAEIEEAARKAYAHDFIINLPEGYDSQVGERGVKLSGGERQRIAIARAFLADCPILVLDEATSSLDSVSEALIQKALDSLFIGRTTVIIAHRLSTIKAVDRIFVFSQGNIVEEGTHETLLSDLKSHYYALYSLQSRSNGFYG from the coding sequence ATGGAAGACAATAAACAAAAAAGCAATAATTTTATTACTACTTTTAAGTTTGCCTGGCATTATTGGTCTGGATACCGTTATGCTATTGTATTTTTACTGGTTTTGCTGGGACTTCAGACTATTTTACAGGTTTTTATTCCCATTTTGACAGGAAAATTAGTCAATAGTTTTACCAATTCTACAGATAATTGGATCATTCCTGCGTGGATATGTGGAACTTTAGCTAGTATAAAATTATTATCTTACATTTTGCGGATATCGACAATTTATTTATGGAGTAACGCGACTATGAAAGTGACAAGTAAACTTGTCGCTGAAACTTTTAATAGAGTGCAACATTTAAGTACAGAATGGCATATCAACAATTTTGCAGGTAGTATCATCAGAAATATTAATCGTGGAACATGGGGTTTTGACAAGTTTATTGATACACTCTCTATGTCAATTTACCCAAGTATTTTGACAAGTATCGGGTTGATATGTATTTTATTTAGAAACGGGGTTTGGATTGGAATTATTGGTTTTTTGGGCTTTATAATTTTCTTTTTTGTAACTAACAATCTATCAAAAAACTATTTAGTTCCTAGTTTTGAAGAAGTTAATCAAGTAGATACCAAGATGAATGGTATTCTCTCAGATGCTATTGTCTGTAATAGCTTAATTAAATCTTTTGCAACTGAAGAATATGAAAACCAAAAATTTAACCAAATAGTAGAGCAATGGCGCATTAAAAACAAAAAAGTTTGGTGGCGCATGGAAACATTTTTATCGGCTCAATCTCTCTTGTTTTTAATGTTAGAAACCGCCATTATTAGCATCGCTATTTGGTTATGGTATCAAGGCATTCGCACAGCCGGTGATGTCATTACAATTTTGGCAAGTTTTCAGATGGCACAAGGTAAAATGCAAGAAATTAGCAATGGCATCAGTAATTTAAAAAAATCTATCACTGATCTTAAAGAAATTATCAATTTAGAACATATTAATGCCAAAATAGTTGATAGTGAATCTGCCGTTAATTTAGAAATAAAATTAGGAAAAATTGCTTTTAAAGAAGTAAGCTTTAGTTATACAAATCAAAAAAATACTCTTTATAAAAACCTTTCTATTACAATTAATGGTGGGCAAAAAGTTGCCCTTGTTGGTCATTCTGGGAGTGGGAAAAGTACCTTTATTAAATTGCTTCAGCGCCTTTATGATGTGCAAGAAGGAGAAATAACGATTGATGATCAAAATATTCGTGATATTACTCAACAAAGTTTACGCAAAGCTATCGCCGTAGTTCCTCAAGAACCTATACTTTTTCACCGTTCGATCGCTGAAAATATTAGCTATGGTAAACCCGATGCCACAAGAGCAGAAATTGAAGAAGCCGCCCGTAAAGCGTACGCTCACGACTTCATTATTAACTTACCTGAAGGTTATGATAGTCAAGTCGGAGAGCGTGGTGTCAAACTTTCAGGAGGTGAACGTCAAAGGATAGCAATAGCTCGGGCTTTTTTAGCTGACTGTCCTATTCTCGTTTTAGATGAAGCAACCAGCAGCTTAGATTCTGTTTCAGAAGCCTTAATTCAAAAAGCATTAGATAGCTTATTTATCGGACGAACAACGGTAATTATTGCCCATAGATTATCAACAATTAAAGCTGTGGATCGCATTTTTGTTTTCTCTCAAGGAAATATAGTTGAAGAAGGAACACACGAAACTTTACTCAGTGATTTGAAAAGTCATTACTACGCCCTCTACTCTCTTCAGTCTCGTAGTAACGGCTTTTATGGGTGA